The following coding sequences are from one Melospiza melodia melodia isolate bMelMel2 chromosome 2, bMelMel2.pri, whole genome shotgun sequence window:
- the LOC134432584 gene encoding cystathionine beta-synthase-like protein, with translation MEKFVSEKPVPVSKNGIPTLPSQKKPDTNSCPHAPAKCFVSGGVDNENCKGSEKERQWIRPDTPSKCTWKLGKPLSASPHHHATLPEPPKILPSILNKVGNTPLVRINKIGKHFGLKCELLAKCEYFNAGGSVKDRISLRMVEDAERAGILKPGDTIIEPTSGNTGIGLALAAAVKGYRCIIVMPEKMSMEKVDVLRALGAEIVRTPTTARFDSPESHVGVAWRLKNEIPNAHILDQYRNASNPLTHYDTTAEEILQQCDGKVDMVVATAGTGGTITGISRKLKEKCPGCKIVGVDPEGSILAEPEELNKTDKTMYEVEGIGYDFVPTVLDRSTVDQWYKSNDEESFALARMMIREEGLLCGGSSGSAMSVAVKAAKELKEGQRCVVICPDSIRNYMSKFLSDKWMIQKGFMKEEDLGNKPWWWNISIQELSLSAPLTVLPSVTCAKTVEILREKRFDQVPVVDESGVILGMVTLGNMLSSLLAGKVKPSDEVRKVIYKQFQQINLKDNLGKLSHILEIDHFALVVHEQIQYHTDGSSSKRQMVFGIVTAIDLLNFVTARERERKSN, from the exons ATGGAGAAGTTTGTATCAGAAAAGCCTGTTCCTGTCTCTAAG AATGGAATCCCTACTCTTCCTTCCCAGAAGAAGCCAGATACCAACTCATGCCCTCATGCACCTGCCAAGTGTTTTGTCTCTGGTGGGGTGGACAATGAGAACTGCAAGGGCAGTGAGAAGGAGAGGCAGTGGATCCGCCCTGACACACCCAGCAAATGCACCTGGAAGCTCGGGAAGCCCCTCTCTGCCTCCCCCCATCATCATGCCACCCT GCCAGAGCCTCCGAAGATCCTGCCCAGCATCCTGAATAAAGTTGGCAACACACCTTTGGTGCGGATCAACAAGATTGGGAAGCACTTTGGGCTCAAGTGTGAACTCT TGGCCAAGTGTGAGTACTTCAACGCCGGGGGCAGCGTGAAGGACCGCATCAGCCTCAGGATGGTGGAGgatgctgagagagctgggatccTGAAACCTGGGGACACCATCATTGAGCCAACCTCTGGGAACACAG GGATCGGGCTGGCCCTGGCGGCGGCAGTGAAGGGCTATCGCTGCATCATCGTCATGCCAGAGAAAATGAGCATGGAGAAG GTGGATGTCCTGAGAGCTCTGGGTGCTGAGATTGTGAGGACCCCAACTACAGCGAGATTTGATTCTCCTGAATCTCACGTGGGAGTGGCCTGGAGGTTGAAGAATGAAATCCCCAATGCACACATCCTGGACCAG TACCGCAATGCCAGCAACCCCCTGACCCACTACGACACCACGGCTGAGGAGATCCTGCAGCAGTGTGATG GAAAGGTGGACATGGTGGTGGCCacggctggcacaggagggaccATCACTGGCATCTCCAGGAAGTTGAAGGAGAAATGTCCAGGCTGCAAA ATTGTAGGTGTGGATCCTGAAGGCTCCATCCTTGCTGAACCAGAAGAACTGAACAAGACTGACAAGACAATGTATGAAGTGGAAGGAATTGGATATGATTTTGTCCCCACAGTGTTGGATAGATCT acAGTGGACCAGTGGTACAAGAGCAACGATGAGGAGTCCTTTGCCCTGGCCCGGATGATGATCCGCGAGGAGGGGCTGCTGTGTG GGGGCAGCTCGGGCAGTGCCATGTCTGTGGCTGTGAAGGCAGCCAAGGAGCTGAAGGAGGGCCAGCGCTGTGTTGTCATCTGCCCTGACTCCATCAGGAACTACAT GTCCAAGTTCCTGAGTGACAAATGGATGATTCAGAAAGGGTTCATGAAAGAAGAAGACCTTGGCAACAAACCCTG GTGGTGGAACATCAGCATTCAGGAGCTGAGCCTCTCTGCCCCCCTGACTGTGCTTCCAAGTGTTACCTGTGCCAAGACTGTGGAAATCCTCCGGGAGAAGAGATTCGACCAGGTACCAGTTGTTGATGAATCTGG GGTGATCCTGGGCATGGTTACCCTGGGTAACATGCTTTCCTCACTGCTGGCTGGAAAagttaagccttctgatgaagtcAGAAAAGTCATCTACAAGCAATTTCAGCAG ATTAACCTGAAAGACAACTTGGGGAAACTCTCTCACATCCTGGAAATAGACCACTTTGCTCTGGTGGTTCATGAGCAAATTCAAT ATCACACGGATGGCTCCTCCAGCAAGCGGCAGATGGTGTTTGGCATCGTGACAGCCATCGACCTCCTGAACTTCGTCACCGCACGCGAGCGGGAGAGGAAATCCAACTaa